A window of Ignavibacteriales bacterium contains these coding sequences:
- a CDS encoding SGNH/GDSL hydrolase family protein → MNRNKLTTEKIASELKISQKIIKDFLASNKSSKYPKWFYAVPVLIPIVFLIILETSLQIFNYGNTYNQWVQITNDKIMLNPQIAYRYFFSTKGIPYSNQNVFDKVKKTNAFRVFILGESSAAGYPFLPNGSFAVYIKKRLELLYPDNTIEIINLSMSAINSYALKDMLPGVLEQKPDLILIYTGHNEYYGALGVGSMESLGTSREIINFVLWLNKFKSVELLRNAIKSVANLFSSPKETTEGGTLMARMAKDQMIPLHSSLFEKGIKQFENNLNDIFNITHKASVPVIIGTLAYNLKDQEPFISTTEGNLPAAKNIFEKAKSELKMGNRKQADSLFRYAKDLDALRFRAPEKINQIINQLALTYNYPVVDVDKYFNSISPDGIVGNNLMTDHLHPTLSGYQILGRLFFEKMKEINLLPKGEPVNLQDKTQDSIVLHQYHFSQLDSTIGNFRIAYLKNDWPFVNKNQIKSPNEIIKLHTYVDTVAIKVVDGKIPWERAHRDIAQYYLKNKNYSLFAEEVRVLTDQYPFINEYYDFALNQLLMFRQYELAYNFLIEYNKIEQTAFTTKWLGIISLSRDKTENALQYLKTSLGFNGQDTQVLYNLAGVYVLRKEYNLALNIINQCLEIDPNFPGAKKLQMQLNSIKRN, encoded by the coding sequence ATGAATCGAAATAAATTGACGACTGAAAAAATAGCATCTGAATTAAAAATTTCTCAAAAAATTATAAAAGATTTTCTTGCATCAAATAAATCTTCTAAATATCCAAAATGGTTTTATGCTGTTCCTGTTTTAATTCCAATTGTATTTCTTATAATACTTGAAACTTCACTACAAATATTTAATTACGGAAACACTTATAATCAATGGGTTCAGATTACTAATGATAAAATAATGCTCAATCCTCAAATTGCTTATAGATATTTTTTTTCTACAAAGGGAATTCCTTACTCCAACCAAAATGTTTTTGATAAAGTAAAAAAAACAAATGCGTTTAGAGTTTTTATTTTAGGGGAAAGCAGTGCAGCGGGCTATCCATTTCTTCCAAATGGATCTTTTGCAGTTTATATTAAAAAACGTCTTGAACTTCTTTATCCTGACAATACTATAGAAATAATTAATCTAAGTATGTCTGCAATAAATTCTTATGCATTAAAAGATATGCTTCCAGGTGTGCTGGAACAAAAACCAGATTTAATATTAATTTACACCGGACACAATGAATACTATGGTGCTCTTGGTGTTGGTTCAATGGAATCATTAGGAACTTCAAGAGAAATTATAAACTTTGTTCTTTGGTTAAATAAATTTAAATCTGTAGAATTATTAAGGAATGCAATCAAGTCGGTTGCAAATTTATTTTCATCTCCAAAAGAAACAACTGAAGGCGGAACACTGATGGCTCGAATGGCAAAAGATCAAATGATTCCACTTCACTCCAGCTTATTTGAAAAAGGAATAAAGCAGTTTGAGAATAACCTGAATGATATTTTTAATATTACACACAAAGCAAGTGTACCAGTAATAATTGGAACGTTAGCATATAATTTAAAAGATCAGGAACCATTTATTTCTACAACAGAGGGTAATTTACCCGCAGCAAAAAATATTTTTGAAAAAGCAAAATCAGAATTAAAAATGGGCAATAGGAAACAAGCCGATTCTTTATTTAGATATGCAAAAGATTTAGACGCACTTCGCTTTCGCGCACCTGAGAAAATCAATCAAATTATAAATCAGCTTGCACTAACTTATAATTACCCAGTTGTTGATGTCGATAAATATTTCAATTCAATAAGTCCTGATGGCATAGTAGGCAATAATTTAATGACCGACCATCTCCATCCTACATTATCTGGTTATCAAATATTGGGGAGATTGTTTTTTGAAAAAATGAAAGAAATAAATCTCCTACCCAAAGGTGAACCGGTAAATCTTCAGGATAAAACGCAGGATAGTATAGTGCTTCATCAATATCATTTTTCGCAACTTGATTCTACAATTGGGAATTTTAGGATCGCATATTTAAAGAATGACTGGCCATTTGTAAATAAAAATCAAATTAAATCCCCAAATGAAATAATTAAACTACATACTTATGTTGATACTGTTGCGATAAAAGTTGTTGATGGTAAAATTCCCTGGGAAAGAGCACATAGAGATATAGCACAATATTACTTAAAGAATAAAAATTATTCTTTGTTTGCTGAAGAGGTTAGAGTTCTAACCGATCAGTATCCTTTTATTAATGAGTATTATGATTTTGCACTTAACCAATTGTTGATGTTTAGGCAATACGAATTAGCTTATAATTTTTTAATTGAATATAATAAAATTGAACAAACTGCATTCACCACAAAATGGTTGGGAATAATAAGTCTATCCAGAGATAAAACTGAGAATGCATTACAATATCTTAAAACAAGTTTAGGATTCAATGGTCAGGATACGCAGGTTCTCTACAACCTAGCTGGTGTTTACGTATTAAGGAAGGAATATAATTTAGCGCTAAACATAATTAATCAATGCTTAGAAATTGATCCCAATTTTCCAGGTGCTAAAAAACTGCAAATGCAATTAAATAGTATTAAAAGAAATTAG
- a CDS encoding TonB-dependent receptor has translation MRYKLHFYLSFLMLLLISSTNLPYYLGTTGKISGRVTDMTNGEGIPFVNIVVEGTSFGAASDVNGYFNIINLPPNVFTIKATAIGYNPVTISNIKVSIDLTTNVDIQMSETSITLKSDVVIVAQRPLIQKDLTASTSIVGNDLIKELPVTDVGDVLQLQAGIVNSGGGLHLRGGRSGQIAFQIDGVPVTDAYDGSNVIDVATNSIQELQVVSGAFNAEYGQAMSGIVNIVTKDGDNTLTGSVQAYVGDYASNKKEKFWYIENINPVAIRNFEGSLSGPIVKDQLYFFLNGRYFYNTGYLYGRQTFLTTDKAIERPGSNGSDFIITQSGDSNKYVPMNPNERIFAQGKLTSRLFTGVKLSYNYIIDLQNYKDYNGANRLTPDNNKQRFRKGYTNTLALNHALSASTYYTLNLSYFFKDYRDYLYKDINTNDPNNPTQYVNNDILKTPPYSFNIGGTDWSRFTRNTSTIGAKLDWTTQLTQQLNIQFGIDAKQHQLYMHSITLIPDRNEAGQFIMSVPPITSDQNNEYLHKPQEGSFYIQSKLEAFNLIFNLGVRLDIFNPDGKILSDPTDPTITSPLKPANRFHDLNGNGVQDLGETDVTLAERQAYWYKDAKVKYQFSPRIGLAFPITAKGVIHFSYGHFLQLPPYELMYENPEFELGTGSGIQGTFGNADLNPQKTIKGEIGLQQQIGDDISIDLTMFFEDFRNLTGTQSDEILVHGRSRSYFKYANSDFGFSKGFIVKFEKRFSGGLSTNLDYTYSVTKGNASNPQDARNAIAAGALPETFIAPLNWDQSHTLNISVAYTEARDWGFSMIGNFYSGQPFTPGVNKNTIISQNGFPRNSENKPTIFNLDLRLYKDIPFGNTTISLFLKVFNLLDLDNATGVYDNSGDPVFTFDIVDARKIQPKRFYNTLVDYYNNPTNFSEPRRVEFGLSYNF, from the coding sequence ATGAGATATAAGCTACATTTTTATCTTTCCTTTCTTATGCTTCTCCTAATTTCTTCTACAAATCTTCCTTATTACCTTGGAACTACAGGTAAAATTTCAGGACGGGTTACAGATATGACAAATGGCGAGGGAATTCCATTTGTAAACATTGTTGTAGAAGGAACATCATTTGGAGCAGCATCAGATGTGAATGGATATTTTAATATTATTAATCTTCCGCCGAATGTTTTTACAATTAAAGCTACAGCAATTGGTTACAATCCTGTAACTATTTCTAATATTAAAGTATCAATCGATCTAACTACAAATGTTGATATTCAAATGTCAGAAACCAGTATTACGCTTAAGTCGGATGTGGTTATTGTTGCTCAACGACCACTCATTCAAAAAGATCTGACAGCTTCAACTTCAATTGTTGGAAATGATTTAATAAAAGAACTTCCTGTAACTGATGTGGGTGATGTTCTTCAATTGCAGGCAGGTATTGTAAACAGTGGCGGTGGTTTACACTTGCGTGGTGGCAGAAGCGGTCAAATAGCTTTTCAAATTGATGGCGTTCCGGTAACAGATGCTTACGATGGAAGCAACGTTATTGATGTTGCAACAAACTCAATTCAGGAATTACAAGTTGTAAGCGGTGCATTTAATGCCGAGTATGGGCAAGCGATGTCTGGTATTGTAAATATTGTTACTAAGGATGGTGATAATACTTTAACTGGTAGTGTACAGGCTTATGTTGGTGATTATGCTTCGAATAAAAAAGAAAAATTTTGGTACATTGAAAATATCAATCCGGTTGCCATAAGAAATTTTGAAGGAAGCTTAAGCGGTCCGATTGTCAAAGATCAATTATATTTCTTTTTAAATGGACGATATTTTTATAATACTGGTTACTTGTATGGAAGGCAAACTTTTCTAACTACAGATAAAGCAATTGAACGACCAGGTTCTAATGGAAGCGACTTTATTATTACTCAGAGTGGTGATAGTAATAAATATGTTCCAATGAATCCCAACGAAAGAATATTTGCGCAGGGTAAACTTACCAGCAGGTTATTTACTGGTGTTAAATTAAGTTATAATTACATTATTGATTTACAGAATTATAAAGATTATAATGGAGCAAACCGGTTAACACCTGATAATAATAAGCAAAGATTTAGAAAAGGTTATACTAATACACTTGCCTTAAATCATGCACTTTCTGCATCAACTTATTACACTCTTAATTTATCATACTTCTTTAAGGACTATCGAGACTATTTATATAAAGATATAAATACAAATGATCCAAACAATCCAACCCAATATGTAAATAATGATATTTTAAAAACACCACCATATAGTTTTAATATTGGTGGAACAGATTGGAGTAGATTTACAAGAAACACGAGCACTATCGGTGCTAAATTGGATTGGACAACTCAGCTTACTCAACAATTAAATATTCAATTTGGAATTGATGCCAAGCAGCATCAATTGTATATGCATAGCATTACTTTAATTCCAGATAGGAATGAAGCAGGCCAATTTATAATGTCCGTTCCACCTATCACGTCCGATCAGAATAATGAGTACTTACATAAACCACAGGAAGGTTCATTTTATATTCAATCCAAGCTGGAAGCATTCAACCTTATTTTTAATCTTGGTGTTCGCTTAGATATATTTAATCCTGATGGCAAGATTTTATCTGATCCAACTGATCCAACTATTACTTCACCATTAAAACCTGCAAACAGATTCCACGATCTTAATGGTAATGGTGTTCAGGATTTGGGTGAAACAGATGTTACACTTGCAGAACGCCAAGCATATTGGTATAAAGATGCAAAAGTAAAATATCAATTTAGCCCGCGTATTGGTTTGGCTTTTCCTATTACTGCCAAAGGTGTAATTCACTTTTCCTACGGACATTTCTTGCAATTACCTCCTTACGAACTTATGTATGAAAATCCGGAATTTGAACTTGGTACTGGTTCCGGTATACAAGGTACTTTTGGAAATGCAGACTTGAATCCGCAGAAAACAATCAAAGGTGAAATTGGATTGCAGCAACAGATTGGTGACGATATTTCTATTGATCTTACAATGTTCTTTGAAGACTTTAGAAACTTAACTGGAACACAATCTGATGAAATACTTGTCCACGGAAGAAGCAGAAGTTATTTCAAATATGCAAATTCCGACTTCGGCTTTTCTAAAGGATTTATTGTAAAGTTTGAAAAAAGATTTTCCGGTGGACTTTCTACAAACTTAGATTATACTTATTCAGTTACAAAAGGTAATGCATCAAATCCGCAGGATGCCAGAAATGCAATTGCAGCCGGGGCGTTACCAGAAACATTTATCGCACCGTTAAACTGGGATCAGTCGCACACTTTAAATATTTCAGTAGCATACACTGAAGCCAGGGATTGGGGATTTTCAATGATCGGAAATTTTTATTCTGGTCAACCTTTTACTCCGGGTGTTAACAAAAATACAATTATTTCCCAGAATGGTTTTCCCAGAAACAGTGAAAACAAACCGACTATTTTCAATTTAGATTTACGATTATATAAAGATATTCCATTTGGAAATACTACTATTTCGCTTTTCCTTAAAGTATTTAATCTGCTCGATCTGGATAATGCTACTGGTGTTTACGATAATTCCGGAGATCCGGTATTTACTTTTGATATTGTCGATGCCAGAAAAATTCAACCAAAGCGATTTTATAATACTTTAGTAGATTACTACAATAATCCTACAAACTTTTCTGAACCAAGAAGAGTTGAATTTGGATTATCTTATAATTTTTAA